Proteins from a genomic interval of uncultured Desulfuromusa sp.:
- a CDS encoding NUDIX hydrolase, producing the protein MSKIAEEIIYRGRILDLAREVHLMPDSSESRFEIIKHPGGAAALPILDDGRLLLIRQFRPAAEDYIYEIPAGRLEIGENPSGCVERELEEEIGYRPQQLESLGFVYSSVGFCTEKIFLFMATQLQQTQTALEPDEFIEPWAIHLDKALEMISDGTITDAKTQIALLRYALKIRENA; encoded by the coding sequence GTGAGTAAAATAGCTGAAGAAATTATCTATCGTGGCCGGATCCTGGACCTGGCCCGTGAAGTTCATCTTATGCCCGATAGCAGCGAGTCACGCTTTGAAATTATAAAACATCCCGGCGGGGCGGCAGCATTGCCGATTCTGGATGATGGACGGTTATTGTTGATCCGTCAGTTCCGTCCAGCTGCGGAGGATTATATTTATGAAATTCCGGCCGGGCGGTTGGAAATCGGGGAAAATCCTTCGGGATGCGTCGAACGGGAACTGGAAGAGGAAATAGGCTATCGGCCGCAACAGCTTGAATCCTTGGGCTTTGTGTACAGTAGTGTCGGATTCTGTACCGAAAAAATTTTTCTTTTTATGGCAACACAACTGCAACAAACACAGACAGCTCTGGAACCGGATGAATTTATCGAGCCATGGGCCATTCATCTGGATAAAGCGTTGGAAATGATTTCAGATGGAACGATAACAGATGCAAAAACCCAGATTGCGCTATTGCGTTATGCTCTGAAAATAAGGGAGAACGCATAG
- the nfo gene encoding deoxyribonuclease IV, with product MMKYIGAHVSASGGVFNAPLNAVEIGATAFALFTKNQKQWKSSALTEEAIAKFKQNCQQCHFNPEQILPHDSYLINLGHPETDKLKKSRQAFIDELQRCRQLGLIYLNFHPGSHLKQLDETDCLSRIAESINLALQQTNGVTAVIENTAGQGSNLGYRFEHLAQLIEQVDDKERVGVCLDTCHTFVSGYDLRGLEACEKTFAEFEQVVGFEYLKGMHLNDSKTLYGSRVDRHAPLGAGEIGWDCFKYILADDRFDAIPLILETTQPELWPQEIAELKRFAGLSS from the coding sequence ATGATGAAATATATCGGCGCCCACGTTAGTGCCTCAGGAGGGGTGTTTAATGCACCACTTAATGCCGTTGAGATTGGTGCAACAGCCTTTGCTTTGTTCACAAAAAATCAGAAGCAGTGGAAGAGTTCAGCGCTGACCGAAGAAGCTATCGCGAAATTTAAACAGAATTGTCAGCAATGTCATTTCAATCCGGAGCAGATTCTTCCCCACGACAGCTATCTGATCAATCTGGGTCACCCTGAAACAGATAAATTGAAGAAATCACGGCAAGCATTTATTGATGAGTTACAACGCTGCCGACAATTAGGGCTGATCTATCTCAACTTTCATCCCGGCTCTCATTTAAAGCAACTTGATGAAACTGACTGTTTGAGCCGGATTGCTGAATCAATCAACCTGGCGTTGCAACAGACTAATGGTGTCACTGCGGTTATTGAAAATACTGCAGGGCAGGGAAGCAATCTTGGCTATCGTTTTGAGCATCTGGCCCAGCTCATCGAACAGGTGGATGATAAGGAGCGTGTCGGTGTCTGTCTGGATACTTGTCATACTTTCGTTTCCGGCTATGATCTCCGTGGATTGGAGGCCTGTGAGAAAACTTTTGCTGAATTTGAGCAGGTTGTAGGCTTCGAATATTTGAAAGGGATGCACCTTAACGATAGTAAAACCCTCTATGGCAGTCGTGTTGATCGCCATGCCCCTCTCGGTGCCGGAGAGATCGGCTGGGATTGTTTCAAATATATTCTGGCAGATGACCGTTTTGACGCCATCCCACTGATTCTGGAGACAACACAACCGGAGTTGTGGCCGCAGGAGATTGCAGAGTTAAAGCGATTTGCCGGGTTATCCAGCTGA
- the elbB gene encoding isoprenoid biosynthesis glyoxalase ElbB produces MAKVGVILSGCGVYDGSEIHEAVISLLALNRAGADVVSMAPNMEQTVINHLTGEPAEGASRNVLEESARIVRGEIQDIAKVDTTDLDALFIPGGFGAAKNLCDFAFKGPDCDVHPEVARVIKEVVTAKKPLAAVCIAPALVAKVLGDNKLAPQVTIGTDKDTAEALTSMGATHMSCPVREFVIDEKNKIITSPAYMLAGNISEAAEGIEKTVAALLKMID; encoded by the coding sequence ATGGCAAAAGTAGGTGTTATTCTTTCCGGGTGCGGTGTTTACGACGGCAGTGAAATCCATGAAGCCGTCATTTCTCTACTGGCTCTTAACCGTGCTGGGGCAGACGTTGTCAGCATGGCTCCCAACATGGAACAGACAGTCATTAATCATTTGACTGGTGAACCAGCCGAGGGAGCTAGTCGCAACGTTCTGGAAGAGTCTGCCAGGATTGTGCGCGGTGAGATCCAGGATATCGCCAAAGTTGACACCACAGACCTGGACGCTCTGTTCATTCCCGGCGGTTTCGGAGCGGCAAAGAATCTCTGTGACTTTGCTTTCAAGGGTCCCGATTGTGACGTTCATCCTGAAGTGGCCCGGGTCATCAAAGAAGTCGTCACTGCGAAAAAACCATTGGCGGCAGTTTGTATTGCACCGGCTCTTGTGGCCAAGGTTCTCGGTGACAATAAACTGGCCCCCCAGGTCACGATTGGTACCGATAAAGATACCGCAGAAGCCCTGACGTCCATGGGAGCAACCCACATGTCGTGTCCGGTCAGAGAGTTTGTTATTGACGAAAAAAACAAAATAATCACCTCTCCCGCCTATATGCTTGCCGGTAATATCAGTGAAGCGGCAGAGGGTATTGAAAAAACTGTGGCGGCACTTCTGAAGATGATTGATTAA
- a CDS encoding HAD family hydrolase: MSNLRPENRIKAVLFDLDGTLLRAQMREFIPRYLRALSAYCTDIVAPEKFEKTLLEIIRDLIHTEGDGLRTNEERVYSKMQRDLAIPESRMRESLALFEQNDLNGLQHFIHPIPLAKQIVRNCHEAGVPLVLATNPVFPMFMIRARVQWAELEEDSFAFMTSYENSYYCKPQSGYFEGIAAQLNVAPENCLMVGNDINHDLAAVATGMKTYLVDTWLIDRDGPEWPCANRGDHSSLQKFLRAELNC, encoded by the coding sequence ATGTCGAATCTGAGACCGGAAAACAGGATCAAAGCAGTCCTGTTTGATCTTGATGGAACCTTGCTTCGCGCCCAGATGCGGGAGTTTATTCCCCGCTATCTACGGGCACTGTCTGCATATTGTACTGACATTGTTGCGCCTGAAAAATTTGAAAAAACATTACTTGAAATTATCCGTGATCTTATCCATACGGAAGGTGATGGATTGAGAACAAATGAAGAGCGGGTTTACTCTAAAATGCAAAGGGATCTTGCCATTCCTGAATCGAGAATGCGTGAAAGTTTAGCTCTTTTTGAGCAAAATGATTTGAACGGCTTGCAGCATTTTATTCACCCTATTCCGCTGGCTAAACAGATTGTCAGGAATTGTCATGAGGCTGGAGTTCCACTGGTGCTGGCGACAAATCCTGTCTTTCCGATGTTCATGATCAGGGCACGTGTGCAGTGGGCTGAATTAGAGGAGGATTCGTTTGCTTTTATGACGAGTTATGAAAACAGTTACTATTGTAAGCCGCAATCGGGGTATTTTGAAGGCATTGCCGCTCAGCTTAATGTTGCACCGGAAAATTGCCTGATGGTCGGGAACGATATCAATCACGACCTGGCTGCCGTAGCGACAGGAATGAAGACCTATCTGGTTGATACCTGGCTGATTGATCGGGACGGTCCCGAGTGGCCATGTGCAAATCGTGGGGATCATAGCTCCCTGCAAAAATTTTTGCGGGCGGAATTGAATTGTTGA
- the nudC gene encoding NAD(+) diphosphatase codes for MSQFDTYPAPVDLPFNRACLDDNFRLETPDQDPGGAGVWLLLQGGGVLTLDSKEGQKLPEGNSPIPETSERPLYIGQWQGRPCRLLRIDDGVELPCQLQQHSLRASPTKVPIPILSLAGLGQMILHWEESSRHCGHCGAETVRLPGQWGKECPSCHNHHFPRIHPCVIGLVVKGDEILLARKGEWADGRYSLVAGFVEFGECLEEAMARETIEETNIQIKNIRYIGSQSWPFPSQLMCGFIADYAGGEIVLNDKELADAKWCRLDQLPTLPPNRSIARHLIDRAGEFLR; via the coding sequence ATGTCACAGTTTGATACTTATCCTGCTCCAGTTGATCTTCCTTTTAACCGCGCTTGTCTGGATGATAATTTCCGCCTTGAAACTCCGGATCAGGACCCGGGAGGAGCGGGCGTCTGGTTGCTCTTGCAAGGGGGGGGAGTCTTAACTCTCGACAGCAAAGAGGGGCAAAAATTGCCGGAAGGAAATTCACCCATTCCGGAAACATCGGAACGTCCTCTCTACATCGGTCAATGGCAGGGGCGTCCTTGCCGGTTGTTGCGTATTGACGATGGTGTAGAATTGCCTTGTCAGCTCCAACAGCATTCATTGCGGGCCTCGCCTACTAAAGTGCCGATTCCCATACTGTCTCTGGCCGGTCTCGGACAGATGATTCTCCATTGGGAAGAAAGCAGTCGGCATTGTGGACATTGCGGCGCAGAGACGGTGAGATTACCGGGACAGTGGGGGAAAGAGTGTCCCTCCTGCCATAATCATCATTTTCCCAGAATTCATCCTTGCGTGATCGGCCTGGTTGTCAAAGGGGATGAAATTCTCCTGGCCCGAAAAGGGGAATGGGCTGATGGACGCTACAGTCTTGTTGCGGGATTTGTCGAGTTTGGTGAATGTCTGGAAGAGGCGATGGCCAGGGAAACGATTGAAGAGACAAATATCCAGATCAAAAATATTCGTTATATAGGAAGTCAATCCTGGCCTTTTCCCAGCCAGTTGATGTGTGGATTTATTGCTGATTATGCCGGGGGCGAGATTGTCCTGAACGACAAAGAACTGGCTGATGCCAAATGGTGCAGGCTGGACCAGCTGCCGACTCTTCCGCCAAACCGCAGTATTGCCCGCCATCTGATTGATCGCGCCGGGGAATTTTTACGCTAG
- a CDS encoding MBL fold metallo-hydrolase — MKIIDSVAGVFCHQGCVFAVRRQSYLYAFPGYESFPGGKIDREDSNRQHSSPFLCDLEGRSMHALVREIREELSYDLPAGISSGQVTAVKYLATALAPATAPIRFRLHFFRIDLQARPQFDVDSGEIAAGSWKRPEELLDSFSRGDALMVPPLRWVLERLQRNPDGYNFGDLSPQPDENSYVPRFELLSGLTMLPVPSNTFPPEKRTNAFLLGDEGAPKLLVDPSPESPQVLERLLRTLKGDTLKAIFLTHHHHDHHEYAPDLAKHLDVPIWMSTDTLSRIQQKQGNDYFSEVCVETRQAGDCVTTWKGEEVRVHSVPGHDAGQLALVPESLRWFLVGDLIQSVGTVVIASPEGDMATYYRTLKEIIALDPAVIVPSHGMPMRSTFKIQSTLQHRYQRESAIQSLHTSGKTEIEILNTIYQGLEKRLFPFAMENIKSHLVKLRQEGRI; from the coding sequence ATGAAAATTATTGATTCTGTTGCCGGAGTATTTTGTCATCAGGGTTGTGTCTTTGCTGTTCGCCGCCAATCGTATCTTTACGCCTTTCCCGGTTATGAGTCTTTTCCGGGAGGGAAAATTGATCGTGAGGATAGCAACCGGCAGCATTCTTCGCCCTTTCTTTGTGATCTTGAGGGTCGATCTATGCATGCGCTGGTTCGGGAGATTCGTGAAGAGCTCAGCTATGATCTCCCTGCCGGAATCTCTTCGGGGCAAGTGACCGCAGTAAAATATCTTGCCACCGCTTTGGCTCCGGCAACCGCCCCGATTCGTTTCCGGCTGCATTTTTTCCGTATTGATCTGCAGGCACGACCTCAATTTGACGTTGACTCAGGAGAGATTGCTGCCGGTTCCTGGAAAAGACCGGAAGAATTGCTCGACAGTTTCAGTCGGGGGGATGCTTTAATGGTTCCACCTTTACGATGGGTCTTGGAACGGTTACAACGGAATCCAGACGGCTACAATTTCGGGGATTTGTCGCCGCAGCCCGATGAGAATTCATATGTTCCCCGGTTCGAACTGTTGAGTGGTCTGACCATGCTTCCTGTTCCCTCCAACACGTTTCCACCCGAAAAACGGACGAACGCTTTTTTGCTTGGAGACGAAGGGGCTCCAAAGCTTCTGGTTGATCCCTCGCCGGAATCTCCGCAGGTTTTAGAACGATTATTGCGAACCCTGAAAGGCGATACCCTGAAGGCAATATTTTTGACCCACCATCATCATGATCACCATGAATACGCTCCTGATTTGGCAAAGCACTTAGATGTGCCGATTTGGATGAGTACAGATACTTTGAGCCGAATTCAGCAGAAACAGGGGAATGACTATTTTTCTGAAGTTTGTGTGGAGACCCGACAGGCCGGGGATTGTGTGACCACTTGGAAAGGTGAGGAGGTTCGGGTCCATTCTGTTCCCGGCCATGACGCAGGGCAACTTGCCCTTGTTCCCGAATCGTTGCGCTGGTTTCTGGTTGGCGATCTCATCCAGAGTGTCGGGACGGTGGTCATTGCTTCTCCAGAGGGTGATATGGCGACCTATTACCGGACGTTGAAGGAAATTATTGCACTTGATCCTGCCGTTATTGTTCCGTCGCACGGAATGCCGATGCGGAGTACTTTCAAAATACAGTCGACATTGCAACATCGCTATCAACGGGAAAGCGCCATCCAGAGTCTGCACACGAGCGGCAAAACAGAAATCGAAATACTCAATACCATTTATCAGGGGTTGGAAAAACGACTGTTTCCCTTTGCCATGGAGAATATTAAATCCCATCTGGTCAAATTGCGCCAGGAGGGGAGGATTTGA
- a CDS encoding Rieske (2Fe-2S) protein has translation MSKRRVKRSFFQRILGSPATQEPAAANCWNYENGQLFIDLQRAPELQISGGALRLEGGSLPLRILVVNSEDGEYRAYHNRCTHIGHRRLDPVPGTNTVQCCSLNHSTFGCHGETIDGPARRSIQSFPVEKDQEKLIISIASFSGK, from the coding sequence ATGTCTAAAAGACGGGTCAAAAGAAGCTTTTTCCAAAGAATCCTGGGATCTCCGGCCACTCAAGAACCGGCTGCGGCGAATTGCTGGAATTATGAGAATGGTCAACTGTTCATAGATCTTCAAAGAGCGCCTGAATTACAAATTTCAGGCGGCGCCTTACGCTTAGAAGGAGGCAGTCTTCCACTTCGAATCCTCGTGGTCAATAGTGAAGACGGAGAATATCGGGCGTACCACAACAGATGCACCCACATAGGCCATCGTCGCCTGGATCCCGTACCTGGAACAAACACAGTGCAGTGTTGCAGTCTCAATCATTCAACCTTCGGTTGTCATGGTGAAACAATTGACGGACCTGCCCGTCGTTCTATCCAGAGCTTTCCAGTGGAAAAGGATCAGGAAAAACTGATCATTTCAATTGCATCGTTCTCAGGGAAATGA
- a CDS encoding cupin domain-containing protein → MNEFRTEVKELQIGQKIRELRQKRRMTLQDLSDTTELSKPLLSQVENDQVIPPLATLLRVAKGLRVPLQTFFEEEDNTQKCLVVRSDDAERMYRRPSHGGSPQPYFYHSLAYGKKHKHMEPFLVEFDPAQTDQSQPVSHAGEEFFYILEGQVELKHGNETYILNPGDSVYWDSNEPHRLRALGTEIAHGIAVLYPRN, encoded by the coding sequence ATGAACGAATTCAGAACTGAAGTCAAGGAGTTGCAAATCGGTCAGAAAATTCGGGAGCTGCGACAAAAGCGGCGAATGACCTTGCAGGATCTTTCTGACACGACGGAACTCTCAAAGCCGCTATTGTCTCAGGTTGAAAACGACCAGGTCATCCCTCCCCTGGCAACCCTGTTGCGGGTCGCCAAAGGTCTCAGAGTACCGCTGCAAACTTTTTTTGAAGAAGAAGATAATACCCAGAAGTGCCTGGTTGTTCGATCCGATGATGCTGAGCGTATGTACCGCCGTCCCAGTCACGGCGGCTCCCCTCAGCCTTATTTTTATCATTCTCTGGCTTATGGAAAAAAACATAAACATATGGAACCCTTTCTGGTGGAATTCGATCCGGCCCAAACCGATCAATCGCAGCCTGTCAGTCACGCCGGAGAGGAATTTTTTTATATTTTAGAAGGACAGGTAGAACTGAAGCATGGCAATGAAACCTATATTCTCAATCCAGGCGATTCTGTCTATTGGGACTCAAATGAACCACACCGGCTCAGGGCCTTGGGAACAGAGATTGCTCATGGAATTGCCGTCCTTTATCCCCGAAACTAA
- a CDS encoding DUF5320 domain-containing protein, which translates to MPGRDGTGPQGQGAMTGRGLGVADQGQGARLGNGQGLGRGQGQRFGLGQNQNPDNSQGRGFGAGCGNGFAAGRGQGLGRGRGRGRR; encoded by the coding sequence ATGCCAGGAAGAGATGGAACAGGACCGCAAGGTCAGGGTGCAATGACCGGAAGAGGTTTGGGTGTTGCTGATCAAGGTCAAGGGGCACGACTGGGAAATGGTCAGGGGCTCGGACGGGGACAAGGTCAGAGATTCGGGTTAGGTCAGAACCAGAATCCGGATAATTCACAGGGACGTGGTTTCGGTGCCGGATGTGGTAACGGGTTTGCTGCGGGCCGTGGGCAAGGTCTGGGGCGCGGTAGAGGCAGAGGCCGACGCTGA